The window ATGTTGAAGATCGAGCCCCGGGAAGCCGACGTGCTTCCGGTGCCGTCACCGGAACTGGTGCGCCGCAACGCCGATGGGCTGCGGGCGGTGCGGTCCGCGGTGGCCGCACGCTTGCGTGACGGCCGACTGCTGGATGCGGTCGCCCTCGTCGACGACGCGTTGTTGCTGTCGACGTCGAGCCTGAGCGTGCGTCAGCTCCGCGCCCTGCGCCGGGACCACGGCGCGCTGACCGCCCGTCGCGTCGCCCGCGGAAAAGTTAACGGTGGCAGGTAAACCCAGCGCGAAAGCGCTCGCGTGGCCGTTGTTCGACGCGATCGTCGACCAGTCGGCGTTCAAGTCGGTCAATCCGTGGGCGGCCGACGGCTCGTTCTCCCCCGACTACGGCGCGCTGCGCAAACTGCTCGCCGTCCCGATCCTGTTGGGCGCCGAGAGCCGTTCCGGCGTACCGGCCCTCGCCCTGGACGTCTGGGTCGCCTACGAGCTACGCCGGGCCGGGCTGGAACCCGATGCGGTGTGGCCGCGGGCCGAAGCGCCGCGGGTCGTCGACCGGGACGTGTTGAACTTCGTCAGATCCATCCCGAGGTCGGCGGGGCGCGACGAGCTGATGGAGCGTTTGCGCACGGGAACCTCCGGCGGTGTCGGCACGGCGTCGGCGAACATCGCGGGCAAGAACTACTTCAAGCAGGTCGACGTGATCATGTCGTCCTGGCAGACCGGACCCGAGCTGCTGATCTCGACCAAACGGATGGACTCGTCGTTCGGCAAGAACGCCGCCAACCGCGTCGAGGAGTCCTACGGTGACGCGAAGAACCTCGCCCTGCGCCACCCCCTCGCCGCGCTGGGTTTCATGTATTCGCTGCGCTCCACCGCGTATACCGAGGAACGCCGGCAGTTCGACTGGATCGTCGACCTGCTGATCAAGCTCGGCCGAGAAGCCGACGCGTACGACGCATGCGCGCTGGTGGTGCCCGAGTGGGAGGGCGACGCCCCACCCGACCCCGTGCAGCCGCCCGACGACGCGATCCTGGAGCTCTTCGAGGTCGACTTCGGCGACGACGCCGGGGACGAGCAGGAGGCGGCCGTGACGGACGTCGCGGCGCAACTGGCCGCGCTGCCGGAGGTCACGTTGCGCACCGACCTGGTGCCCGACGAGCTCAGTCCGGCCCGGTTCTTCGCGGTGATGCTGACGATCGTGCTGGACAACTCGAACATCACCCAACACGAGGAGGCTCGCCGCCGGCGGAGTCGGCTCTGAGCGGGCCGTTCGTGAGGTAACTTTCCAACAGCCGGAGGCACGTGGCCGCGGGGATTCGAGGGGACTTTCATGAGGGCAGGCGTCCGGTCTTGTCTGACGGCGAGCGTCGCACTGGTCGGTGCGGGCACCATCGCGATCACCCCGGTGAACCCGCTGACCACCGACGTCCTGCCGATCACCCAGCACGCGGTGTCGCTGGCCGCCGTCCCGAACCCGATCCAGCTGTACTCACAGGTGTTCCAGAGGTCGCTCGACAACGCCGGCGCCCTGGCCCAGCAGTACTTCGCCGACCCGTTCCCGATCACCGGCGCCATCCTGCGCAACCAGGGGGTCGCGGTCGCCGACGCCCTCGCCGCGCTGCAGGCCGGCGACTCCGAGGCGTTCGTCGCCGCCGCGACCGATGTCGTCCTCGAGCCGTTCCGGGGGACGGGCGCCGCGCTGTCACACCTCGGCGCGCTGCTGAACCAGCCGTACGCCGTCGAGGGTTTCTTCCTCATCGCGATCAGCCCCGTACTGGCCGGCGTCGCCGCGACGCAACGCGCCTTCGAAGAGGTGATCGACGCGCTGGTCGGCTTCGATCTCGTCGGCGCGGCCTATGCCGTCCTCAACATTCCGGGGCGCGTCATCGACGGAGTGCTCAACGGCGTCCCGGGGGCGTCATTCGGGATCCTGGAGGATCTGCCCGGGCTGCTCAGCCCGCTGTCGGAAACCGGCCTCCCTCCGGGTCCGATCGCGGTCGGGACCAGCCTCGACCAGGACATGGGTGCGGCCATCCCGCCCCGCGAGCCCGCCACCGGCGTCAGCGACGTCCCCGACCTGGCCGCGGCCACGATCACGCTGGACGCCGACGAGGTGCCCGCCGAGGACTCCGGTCGCAGTGACGCCGACGACGCGCCGGCCGAGGACACCACCGAGACCGAGGGTACCGACGAGGAGTCCGGTGATTCCGCCGACGCCGAATCCTCCGAGGGCGGGGCCGAATCCTCCGAGGGCGGGGCCGAGGGGGCCGAGGCTGAGTCGGGGCAGGCCGCACCTGCGCGCACCTCGGCCAAACCGGACAGCACGCGCTCGGATCGGACACGAGCGGATGCCGGCACGTCCGATACGTAGTAGCAGGCACGGCAGCCGCGCTGCCGCGCACGAGATGGCATGAGAGGATCGGGCACTCGTGCACACCGATCTTCTCCACCCCGACGAGACGCGCCGCCGGCTGATCCACGCCCGCCGACGCTGGACGGTCATCGCGATCTGCGCAACGGTCTTCTTCGTCGTCGTCTACCTGCTCTCGGCGTGGACCACGACAGGCCAGGCCGTCGAGAACGCCGCACTCAACGGAGCCGACCAGGTCGGACAGCGCGCCTACCTGGCCGCGAGCAAAGCGCTGAGCACCATCACGTACACATCTCTGGCGCTGGCCACGGTGCTGGTCGGGGTGATCGGGCTGCTGAGACGCCAGGTCCATCTCGCGGTCGCGGGGATGGCGGTGATCCTCGGAAGCCAGGCGATCACCCAGATTTTGAAATATGTTGTGCTGCAACGGCCTGAGTTGCTGACCACCGACGAGTATCTGCAGAACACGCTGCCCAGCGGCCACACCACCGCGGCGATGTCGGTGTTGTTCGCGACGCTGATCGTGATGCCCTACCGCTTCCGCGGTGTCGCGATGTTCTTCGCGCTCACGTGGGCGGTCGGCATCGGCGCCTACACGGTCATCGCGCAGTGGCACCGGCTGTCGGACACGCTGGCGGCCGACGCGGTCACCCTCGTGGTCGCCTGTCTCGCATCACATTTCCTGGCCCGCACCGGGCGCATCCGCGCCG is drawn from Mycolicibacterium gilvum and contains these coding sequences:
- a CDS encoding phosphatase PAP2 family protein, translating into MHTDLLHPDETRRRLIHARRRWTVIAICATVFFVVVYLLSAWTTTGQAVENAALNGADQVGQRAYLAASKALSTITYTSLALATVLVGVIGLLRRQVHLAVAGMAVILGSQAITQILKYVVLQRPELLTTDEYLQNTLPSGHTTAAMSVLFATLIVMPYRFRGVAMFFALTWAVGIGAYTVIAQWHRLSDTLAADAVTLVVACLASHFLARTGRIRAVESPGAARFTLRTVFVALVAAVGAVSFALGGTALLAALRRPIDGDLEWTLFLSAQWVAAAGSIFAALLFWWTWHRLETKRRSDPVSVR